The genomic stretch TTATGCTAAAGATGAAAATGATTACAAACTCTTGCTCCCACAATATATTGACCGTAATCTTATGCTATAAAATCACGAGTGGGGCTAACTTGACGCTTACACTTCTTCCTTTCTGGTATCACCTCGTCGAAGTCTTCAAGCGTCATAAACATGTTGTTACTGTTCTTTTCATACAACAAATGTCGTTGTAGGCAAACGTATGGGTCTGTCCAATATTTTGCCATTATTATTATGGGTGCACCACATGGACAGTCCTACAGTGGCATTACAACGCTATTAGTAGTTTCAGACCCCGACATGCTCCAGTTCAGCCTCTGAATGTTCGTCTCTCATATCAGTAACCATTGTTAACTCATTTGCAGAAAATATCCTGTCTATATCTAAAAGTATTATAAATTCCTCTCCTTGTTTACCCATCCCCTCGATAAACTCGTTGCTTAACTGCGTACCTATCTTTGGCGGTGGCTCTATTGCATTTCTCTCCAGTTCCATGACCTCTTTGACGCTGTCAACCATGGCTCCCAAAACAATTTTCTCACCCTCCATATCAACCTCTGTAATTACAACACAGGTATCTACGGCCTTATCTGTAAAAGACATACCAAACTTTTGCTTTAAATCTATCACAGGGACAACGCTGCCACGTAAATTAATAACGCCTCTCATAAACTCT from Nitrospirae bacterium YQR-1 encodes the following:
- a CDS encoding chemotaxis protein CheW — its product is MTEEDEVMQFLTFKLDDEVFALHIEKIREVLEFTTVTKMPRTPEFMRGVINLRGSVVPVIDLKQKFGMSFTDKAVDTCVVITEVDMEGEKIVLGAMVDSVKEVMELERNAIEPPPKIGTQLSNEFIEGMGKQGEEFIILLDIDRIFSANELTMVTDMRDEHSEAELEHVGV